Proteins found in one Balaenoptera musculus isolate JJ_BM4_2016_0621 chromosome 4, mBalMus1.pri.v3, whole genome shotgun sequence genomic segment:
- the LOC118894179 gene encoding uncharacterized protein LOC118894179 isoform X2 gives MPGGPSVIRMPGGPSVIRGGPSVIRDGPSVIRMPGGPSVIRGGPSVIRGGPSVIRDGPSVIRMPGGPSVIQMPGGPSVIQMPGGPSVIRMPGGPSVIRMPGGPSVIRCWVDLQLSGAGWPFSYPDAGWTFSYPDAGWTFSYPRWTFSYPVLGEPSVIRMPGGPSVIRCWVTLQLSRCRVDLQLSRCRVDLQLSEVDLQLSVPRDSMAGGNWWPDLLRLRKRPDWPICEVAPDVQTTSSFAVTYCVLSPLLRHRDLSQISRTQGEQGRPGRACG, from the coding sequence ATGCCGGGTGGCCCTTCAGTTATCCGGATGCCGGGTGGCCCTTCAGTTATCCGAGGTGGCCCTTCAGTTATCCGAGATGGACCTTCAGTTATCCGGATGCCAGGTGGCCCTTCAGTTATCCGAGGTGGACCTTCAGTTATCCGAGGTGGACCTTCAGTTATCCGAGATGGCCCTTCAGTTATCCGGATGCCAGGTGGCCCTTCAGTTATCCAGATGCCGGGTGGACCTTCAGTTATCCAGATGCCGGGTGGACCTTCAGTTATCCGGATGCCAGGTGGACCTTCAGTTATCCGGATGCCAGGTGGCCCTTCAGTTATCCGGTGCTGGGTGGACCTTCAGTTATCCGGTGCTGGGTGGCCCTTCAGTTATCCAGATGCCGGGTGGACCTTCAGTTATCCAGATGCCGGGTGGACCTTCAGTTATCCGAGGTGGACCTTCAGTTATCCGGTGCTGGGTGAACCTTCAGTTATCCGGATGCCGGGTGGCCCTTCAGTTATCCGGTGCTGGGTGACCCTTCAGTTATCCAGATGCCGGGTGGACCTTCAGTTATCCAGATGCCGGGTGGACCTTCAGTTATCCGAGGTGGACCTTCAGTTATCTGTGCCAAGAGACTCGATGGCCGGTGGGAACTGGTGGCCAGACTTGCTTCGCTTACGAAAACGGCCAGACTGGCCCATCTGTGAGGTGGCTCCTGACGTGCAAACTACATCTTCATTTGCCGTCACGTACTGCGTGTTGTCACCTCTCCTCCGGCACAGGGACCTTTCTCAGATCTCACGCACTCAGGGAGAGCAGGGACGTCCGGGCAGGGCGTGTGGCTGA
- the LOC118894179 gene encoding uncharacterized protein LOC118894179 isoform X1, protein MPGGPSVIRCWVDLQLSEVALQLSGAGWTFSYPRWPFSYPVLGGPSVIRGGPSVIQVLGGPSVIRGGPSVIRMPGGPSVIRMPGGPSVIRGGPSVIRDGPSVIRMPGGPSVIRGGPSVIRGGPSVIRDGPSVIRMPGGPSVIQMPGGPSVIQMPGGPSVIRMPGGPSVIRMPGGPSVIRCWVDLQLSGAGWPFSYPDAGWTFSYPDAGWTFSYPRWTFSYPVLGEPSVIRMPGGPSVIRCWVTLQLSRCRVDLQLSRCRVDLQLSEVDLQLSVPRDSMAGGNWWPDLLRLRKRPDWPICEVAPDVQTTSSFAVTYCVLSPLLRHRDLSQISRTQGEQGRPGRACG, encoded by the exons ATGCCGG GTGGACCTTCAGTTATCCGGTGCTGGGTGGACCTTCAGTTATCCGAGGTGGCCCTTCAGTTATCCGGTGCTGGGTGGACCTTCAGTTATCCGAGGTGGCCCTTCAGTTATCCGGTGCTGGGTGGACCTTCAGTTATCCGAGGTGGACCTTCAGTTATCCAGGTGCTGGGTGGACCTTCAGTTATCCGAGGTGGCCCTTCAGTTATCCGGATGCCGGGTGGCCCTTCAGTTATCCGGATGCCGGGTGGCCCTTCAGTTATCCGAGGTGGCCCTTCAGTTATCCGAGATGGACCTTCAGTTATCCGGATGCCAGGTGGCCCTTCAGTTATCCGAGGTGGACCTTCAGTTATCCGAGGTGGACCTTCAGTTATCCGAGATGGCCCTTCAGTTATCCGGATGCCAGGTGGCCCTTCAGTTATCCAGATGCCGGGTGGACCTTCAGTTATCCAGATGCCGGGTGGACCTTCAGTTATCCGGATGCCAGGTGGACCTTCAGTTATCCGGATGCCAGGTGGCCCTTCAGTTATCCGGTGCTGGGTGGACCTTCAGTTATCCGGTGCTGGGTGGCCCTTCAGTTATCCAGATGCCGGGTGGACCTTCAGTTATCCAGATGCCGGGTGGACCTTCAGTTATCCGAGGTGGACCTTCAGTTATCCGGTGCTGGGTGAACCTTCAGTTATCCGGATGCCGGGTGGCCCTTCAGTTATCCGGTGCTGGGTGACCCTTCAGTTATCCAGATGCCGGGTGGACCTTCAGTTATCCAGATGCCGGGTGGACCTTCAGTTATCCGAGGTGGACCTTCAGTTATCTGTGCCAAGAGACTCGATGGCCGGTGGGAACTGGTGGCCAGACTTGCTTCGCTTACGAAAACGGCCAGACTGGCCCATCTGTGAGGTGGCTCCTGACGTGCAAACTACATCTTCATTTGCCGTCACGTACTGCGTGTTGTCACCTCTCCTCCGGCACAGGGACCTTTCTCAGATCTCACGCACTCAGGGAGAGCAGGGACGTCCGGGCAGGGCGTGTGGCTGA